The window TACGGGGCGCAGCCAAACCTTTAACGATTTGGCGGTGGCAACGGTAAATGCCTGTCGTGTGGCAGACGGTTTGCCTGCCTTGGAATTGGACGAATTGGTCAAACAAGAATTGGTGCGCTACAAACCCTTCCCCGATGAATTAAAAGGCAAATACCAGAGCTTTACCGAGGCAGACATCGGTAAATTACGCGCAGCGGGTTATACTGCGCCGTTTTATGATGTTAATGAAGGGGTTAGCCGCTATGTGTATTGGCTGATGACGCATCAGGTTTAAGCCAGCCTTGTTGCACAAACGACACGGTTTGCCCTGCGGTAACGATAAAATGGTCCAGTAGGGCAATATCCAATAATGCCAAACCTGCTTGCAGTTTGCGAGTAAAAGCGTGGTCGGCTGGGGAAGCTTGAGGGTTGCCCGATGGGTGGTTGTGGGCAAAGATGACGGCGGCGGCGTGGTGGTGTAGGGCGTATTTGGCGATTTCGCCGCTGTAAACGGTGCTTTCGGAAACGCTGCCGCGTGCCATTTCGCGGCAGGCAAGCAGGCGGTTTTGTGCGTCTAACAGCAGTACCAACGCCACTTCTACGGCTTCGTGTCCCAAGCGCAGGCGCAAATAATCGCCCACGGTGTCGGGGTGGTCAAATACGGGGGTTTGGCGCAGTTGTTCGCCTAAAATGCGTTTGCCGATTTCGCGGACGGCGGAAAATTGAGCAAACGATGCCAAGCCCATGCCTTTGTGTTGCGATAATTGGGGGTAGGGTGCGCTCATCACGCCGCGCAAACTGCCAAATTGCTGAATCAGTGAACGCGCTAAATCTACGGCACTCATGCCTTGTGTGCCAACGCGCAGTAAAATGGCGAGTAATTCGGCATCGCTTAAGGCTTCTGCGCCGCGTTCCAGCAGTTTTTCGCGGGGACGTTCGTTTTCGTTCCAGTGTTTGATGCTCATGATATTGGGAAAAACGCGGTTTTCCGTTTAATCGGGAAACCGCGTTGGCGTGTGTGTGTTAAATGGGCTTATTTTTTTAAGAAATTGTTAATCAGCATACCGGCAATGTCGTCCAAACCGAAACCGTTGGCATCGGCAGCGTTGCCGTTGGGGGTAAGCCCGTTAACGATTTGGGGCAGGTATTGTGCCAGCAGGTTGCCTGCTTGGTTCACGTCCAAACCGACTTTGGCGGCGGCTTCTTGCAGGTTGCCGCCCAAGGCGTTTTGAATTTGTGCGGCATCGGCGGGGGCGTTGGCACCGTTGCCAATCCAGCTTTGTACGGTGTCGGCAAGATTGCCTTGCTGTAATTGTCCCAGCAGTGCGCCAACGTTGCCGCCGTTTTGTTCAATCAGTTGTTTAACCAAATCTACGGCTTGAATTTGTCCGTTGCCGTCGGTGTCTTTGAGCAGGGCGGCTGCGCCTGCCAGTGAAGTAATGGAATCCAGCAAACCCATAATGTTGTCTTTCGTAATGTGTGGGGGGAAAGGGGCGCAGTTTAGCTTTTTTCGGGCGTTTTCGGAATGATTGGGCGCGGGTTTTACGCAATTTGACGTTATAATCGGGCTTTGTTTGAAGCAAAGTAAAGGAAAACATCATGAATCCGCTGATGCTTGACGGGGGCGCGGCAACGGAACGCCGTCCTGTGATTGTGGCATTGGATTTTGCCGATGCCGCGCAAACGCTGGCGTTTGTGCGCGGTTTGTCGCCGCAGCTGTGCCGTTTGAAAATCGGTAAAGAGTTGTTTACCGCCACAGGTCCTGCGCTGGTGGAACAGCTGATTACGCAAGGTTTTGATGTGTTTTTAGATTTGAAATACCACGATATTCCCAACACAGTGGCGCAGGCGTGCAAGGCAGCGGCGCAAATGGGCGTGTGGCTGGCGGATATGCACGCGGGCGGCGGACGGCGCATGATGGAAGCGGCGGCAGAAGCCGTTGCCAATGTGCGCGAACGTCCCAAATTATTGGGCGTAACGGTGCTGACCAGCATGACGGCAGCGGATTTGCACGAATTGGGCTGGACGGGCGAGCCGCAAGAATTGGTGCGCCGTTGGGCGGCGTTGGCAAAAGATTCGGGCTTGGACGGCGTGGTGTGTTCGGCGCAGGAAGCAGCGTTGTTGCGGCAGGATTTGGGCGCAGACTTTTTGCTGGTTACGCCCGGTATCCGTTTGGCAGATGATGCGGGTGGCGACGACCAACGCCGCGTAATGACCCCCGAAAATGCTTTGGCTGCGGGCGCGGATTATTTGGTGATGGGTCGTCCGATTACCCGCGCCGCCGACCCCGTTGCCGTATTGCGCGGCATTAACCAAGCAGCGGCAGCAGCGTGATGAAACGCGATTTGGAAGTCTATTTGGTGCGCCACGGACAAACCGAATTTAACGCCGCTGCCCGTTTGCAAGGTCAGGCAGATTCGCCGCTGACCGCCGCAGGCGCAGCCGCAGCTTATGATTTGGGGGTGAAACTGCGCCGCGAACTGCCCGAACCGCCGTTTGCCGCTGCGTTTTGCAGCACTTTGGCGCGTACGCGCACCACCGCGCAAGCCATTTTGCGCGGCGCGGGTTGCCCCGATTTGCCGATAAGGGAATTGGCAGACTTGCGCGAATACGGTTTCGGACGTTTTGAAGGACAACCAGCCGAAGTGCTGTACCGCCATTTAAGTGATTTATTGGGTTTACCTGATACTGCCACGCTGTTGCAGCGTTACCGCCACGGCAGCAGTAATCTGTTTGCCGAATTATTGTCGCGCACCGAAGCGGGTTGCGAAACCGAAGCGGCATTTACCGACAGGCTGTGGCGCGGCATGAACCGTGTTGCCGAACACAGCCCCACGCAAGGGCGCGTATTGGTGGTATCGCACGGCATGGCGATTGTTGCCTTGATTAAATCGCTGAATCCGAATGCCATTTTATACAAAAGCCCGCCCAATGTTGCCGTTTCGCGCCTGCATTTTGACGGTACGCGCTGGCAGATTGTGGAAGTGGCTGCACCTGATACCAGCAGCAGACCATAGAAATATAAGCGTTTAACGCTGACGTGCTGGCTGTTGTGCCAACTGTTGCCGTTCGGCGGCGGTCATGCCGTTGCCATCCAGCGCGGCAAGGTTTTGAACGGCGCGGCGGTATTCGGTTTCGCTGATGCGGGTTTGGGCGATGCGCCACTGTGTGCGCCCGTTTTCTTTAACGGGCGCAGCCGTCCACAGCCCGTTTTGGCGAAATTCGTTTAATAATGCGTTGGCGAGGGCGTGCATGGTTTGTCCGCGTTGGCGCAAACCGATGCGCCTGCCGATGGCGTTGTTGCGTAAATCGGCGGCTTCATCGGCGCGGTAGCGGTCGGGATAATCCAAAGTGTGTTGCCACACGGGATTTTTTTCGTAGGCATTACCCGCTTGGCGGGCGATGTCGTCGCCGAAACGGGCAGCGATGGCAGCTTGCCACAAGGAATGGCGCAGCGCGTTCATTTGCGTGCCGCGACCGTCGCCGTTGGCGCGGTTGTCCAAGCCGCTGCGTTGCGACAGGCGCACGGCGTTGCTGGTGATGTTGGTGCTGAGTGCGCCCGTTTGCCCAATAGCGGCAGCGGCGATGGGGTGGCGTAGGCTGAAATGGGCAAGTTCGGGTTTGTCTTTGAACGGGGCGCAGGCGTTGTTGCCTAAAGTTAAACACAGTAAGGCGATTTTTAGGGACATAGTAGTTTGATTCTTAATATTTTGTAGTTGATGAAAATAAACGATTTTTATCAACTATAGTTTGTGGCACAGGTCGCCTGTGGCAAAACCCTGCCAATCGGGGTCAAGGTTTTTACCGAAAGCAATCACTTTAAACAGCTCGCCCATTTCATGCGGCGCAGTCAGGGTATGTACGGCGGCGGCAGCTTGCAGATAATCGCTGTGTTCGGTATCGGGAAAACGCTGCTGCATGTTGCCCAAAATATCCAAATTCAATAAAAAATAGGCTTGGCTGGTGTAACCGATTAAGTCCAAACCCGCATCGGTGGCGGCTTGGGCGATGTCGGTAAAATTAACGTGGGCAGTCAGGTCGGTTAGCCCCACGCGGTAAAACGGGTCGTGTATGCTGTGGTGGCGGTAATGCCCGATTAGCGTACCGTCCTGTCGTTGCGGGTGGTAATACTGGGCTTGGTCAAAACCGTAATCCAGCCAAATCATGCCGCCGCGTACCAATTTTTGTGCCAAAGTGCGGATAAA is drawn from Conchiformibius steedae and contains these coding sequences:
- the pyrF gene encoding orotidine-5'-phosphate decarboxylase yields the protein MNPLMLDGGAATERRPVIVALDFADAAQTLAFVRGLSPQLCRLKIGKELFTATGPALVEQLITQGFDVFLDLKYHDIPNTVAQACKAAAQMGVWLADMHAGGGRRMMEAAAEAVANVRERPKLLGVTVLTSMTAADLHELGWTGEPQELVRRWAALAKDSGLDGVVCSAQEAALLRQDLGADFLLVTPGIRLADDAGGDDQRRVMTPENALAAGADYLVMGRPITRAADPVAVLRGINQAAAAA
- the radC gene encoding RadC family protein — its product is MSIKHWNENERPREKLLERGAEALSDAELLAILLRVGTQGMSAVDLARSLIQQFGSLRGVMSAPYPQLSQHKGMGLASFAQFSAVREIGKRILGEQLRQTPVFDHPDTVGDYLRLRLGHEAVEVALVLLLDAQNRLLACREMARGSVSESTVYSGEIAKYALHHHAAAVIFAHNHPSGNPQASPADHAFTRKLQAGLALLDIALLDHFIVTAGQTVSFVQQGWLKPDASSANTHSG
- a CDS encoding YidB family protein codes for the protein MGLLDSITSLAGAAALLKDTDGNGQIQAVDLVKQLIEQNGGNVGALLGQLQQGNLADTVQSWIGNGANAPADAAQIQNALGGNLQEAAAKVGLDVNQAGNLLAQYLPQIVNGLTPNGNAADANGFGLDDIAGMLINNFLKK
- a CDS encoding histidine phosphatase family protein, which produces MKRDLEVYLVRHGQTEFNAAARLQGQADSPLTAAGAAAAYDLGVKLRRELPEPPFAAAFCSTLARTRTTAQAILRGAGCPDLPIRELADLREYGFGRFEGQPAEVLYRHLSDLLGLPDTATLLQRYRHGSSNLFAELLSRTEAGCETEAAFTDRLWRGMNRVAEHSPTQGRVLVVSHGMAIVALIKSLNPNAILYKSPPNVAVSRLHFDGTRWQIVEVAAPDTSSRP
- a CDS encoding DUF6973 domain-containing protein yields the protein MSLKIALLCLTLGNNACAPFKDKPELAHFSLRHPIAAAAIGQTGALSTNITSNAVRLSQRSGLDNRANGDGRGTQMNALRHSLWQAAIAARFGDDIARQAGNAYEKNPVWQHTLDYPDRYRADEAADLRNNAIGRRIGLRQRGQTMHALANALLNEFRQNGLWTAAPVKENGRTQWRIAQTRISETEYRRAVQNLAALDGNGMTAAERQQLAQQPARQR